The following coding sequences are from one Gossypium hirsutum isolate 1008001.06 chromosome A12, Gossypium_hirsutum_v2.1, whole genome shotgun sequence window:
- the LOC107920494 gene encoding UDP-glycosyltransferase 72E1, giving the protein METTMSHIALLASPGMGHLIPVLELAKHLVSHQSFKVTVFVVATDHASLANTHLLESPADSGDLLDIVLLPFIDVSDIGGPSVSFIATIVTTVLRSMPFLRSEISKMEFRPTALVVDLFGTDALEIADEYNMLKFVFIASNAWFLAVMLCTLEIDRKEIDEHVKNRKPLHIPGCKPIKFEHNLEVFFMDANDPFYQGYVEAINKMSLTDGILVNTWDELEPTTLKALRETKKVPIYPIGPLVRPIEKSAFGNEIIAWLDKQPKQSVIYVSFGSGGTLSAQQVKELAWGLELSQQKFVWVLRPPIENDAAGTFLALGNGSDATLNYLPDGFLVRTQDRGLLVPMWAPQVEVLSHPSIGGFLTHCGWNSTMESIVNGVPMIAWPLYAEQKMNASMLTEDIGASIRVMAVESDAAVGREEIRLVVRKILVDRQGRNIRSRIKELKDSAENALAKGGSSYNSMSQVANICIQHLKTKASGA; this is encoded by the coding sequence ATGGAAACCACAATGTCTCATATAGCTCTCCTTGCAAGCCCTGGAATGGGACACTTGATCCCAGTGCTGGAGCTTGCCAAGCATCTTGTTTCCCATCAAAGCTTCAAAGTTACTGTCTTTGTTGTGGCAACCGACCATGCCTCACTCGCAAACACCCATCTACTTGAATCACCAGCAGACTCTGGTGATCTCCTTGATATTGTTTTACTTCCTTTTATTGACGTTTCCGACATAGGTGGACCCTCTGTTTCGTTTATAGCAACAATAGTGACAACGGTGCTACGGTCTATGCCGTTTCTCAGATCTGAAATCTCTAAGATGGAGTTTCGCCCCACAGCTCTAGTTGTGGACTTGTTCGGAACTGATGCTTTGGAGATTGCGGATGAATATAATATGTTAAAGTTCGTATTCATAGCTTCTAATGCATGGTTTCTTGCAGTTATGTTGTGTACTCTGGAGATTGATAGGAAAGAGATCGATGAGCATGTTAAGAACCGTAAGCCACTGCACATTCCGGGTTGCAAGCCCATTAAGTTTGAGCATAACCTCGAAGTTTTTTTCATGGATGCCAACGATCCATTTTACCAAGGATATGTTGAAGCAATCAATAAAATGTCTTTGACTGATGGCATTTTGGTTAATACTTGGGATGAACTTGAACCCACAACTCTTAAAGCCTTGAGAGAGACAAAGAAGGTACCCATTTACCCCATCGGTCCACTGGTGAGACCAATTGAAAAGTCGGCTTTTGGTAACGAAATAATAGCTTGGCTCGATAAGCAACCGAAACAATCAGTTATTTACGTGTCGTTTGGGAGCGGCGGAACCTTATCTGCCCAACAAGTTAAAGAGCTAGCTTGGGGGCTGGAGCTTAGCCAACAAAAGTTTGTTTGGGTGCTTCGTCCTCCTATTGAAAATGACGCAGCAGGGACCTTTCTCGCTTTGGGAAATGGATCTGATGCCACCCTAAATTATTTGCCTGATGGGTTTCTGGTTAGGACCCAAGATCGAGGGCTACTAGTCCCTATGTGGGCACCCCAAGTCGAAGTATTGAGTCATCCGTCGATTGGTGGGTTTTTAACCCATTGTGGGTGGAATTCAACCATGGAGAGTATAGTCAATGGGGTGCCGATGATTGCATGGCCTCTTTACGCTGAGCAGAAGATGAATGCTTCGATGTTGACGGAAGACATTGGAGCAAGCATTCGAGTGATGGCGGTAGAATCAGATGCAGCGGTGGGGAGAGAAGAGATAAGATTGGTGGTTAGAAAAATATTGGTGGATCGTCAAGGACGAAACATACGATCAAGGATTAAGGAGCTAAAAGATAGTGCGGAAAATGCATTGGCCAAAGGTGGTTCGTCTTATAATTCCATGTCCCAAGTTGCAAACATCTGTATTCAGCACCTGAAAACAAAGGCTTCTGGGGCTTGa